The Mycolicibacterium cosmeticum DNA window CCCGCCGATGCCAGCGCCGGGAAGAGCACGACGTTGTCCTCGACGATGACGTCCGGTCGGTGGGTGGCGATGATCTGCCGCAGTCGCGGCTCGCAGTACTTGGCGCCGTCGATCAGCGCCTGATAGGTCGGCTGGATGAACGTCTGCAGTTGCTCGACCGTCGGTTTGCGGAATTCCGGCGCGGTCTCGGCGATGAAGTCGGTCCAGAACTTTCCCGGGTCGTCGTCCTCGGCGCCGGCCGCCGGTTCGGCCAGATCCACGAGTTCTTCGACGAAGCCGAACGGGGCGAGCTTTCCCGCCCACGAGCTTTCGGCGGCGAACACGATCCGGTGACCCCGGTCGCGCAGCACGGCGGCCAGGCCGATGCACTGGTTCGTCGGTCCGTAGGCCGATTCCGGCCAGAACATGATGGTCAATGCGGTCATGGGCAGCCCTTCACGCTCGGCCGGGTCGGGGAAGCGGGTGGTCGGTCGCCACCCGCGCGTAATCGAGGATCAGTTCGGTGGCGGTCTCGGCGTCCAGGCTCGGGTGCCGCGCCACCATGCGGTACCCGTAGGCGTCCTCCAGCGCGACGATATTGCGCGCAATGGTCAGCGACGCCGAGGTGAGCGAGAAAATACCCTGTGCGGCACCGGTTTCCAGGATCACCTGGTACATCGCCACCTGCCGGTCGTACAGCGATGTCAGCATCACCGCGTAGGCGGGAAAGCGGGAGGCGGCACCACCGAGGGCACACATCAGTTTGACTGCGGGATCGTCGGAGTCGACGGGCAGCCCGGACTCGATCGTCATGACGAGTTTGCGGTCGGGCTCGGTGACACCTTCGATGGCACGCAGGCGCGCGTCGTAGAACCGTTCCACGCCGGCCTGGTTGGCCTCGATCAGCAGCGTCTGGATATCCGGGAAGTGGTACAGCACCGCGCCGGAGGTCAGCCCCACCTCGGCCGCCACTTGTTTGAGTTGCACGTCGACGCCGTGCTTCATCACCGCGGTCTGCGCGGCACGCAGCAGCTTGTCTCGACGTTCGGCGCGGCTGACGGACACCCGATCATGCTGTCAGGATCGGGGCCGTCGCGCACCCATTTCCTGAATTTGGATGCAGTTTTTATCCGG harbors:
- a CDS encoding TetR/AcrR family transcriptional regulator, yielding MSVSRAERRDKLLRAAQTAVMKHGVDVQLKQVAAEVGLTSGAVLYHFPDIQTLLIEANQAGVERFYDARLRAIEGVTEPDRKLVMTIESGLPVDSDDPAVKLMCALGGAASRFPAYAVMLTSLYDRQVAMYQVILETGAAQGIFSLTSASLTIARNIVALEDAYGYRMVARHPSLDAETATELILDYARVATDHPLPRPGRA